A window from Pseudomonadota bacterium encodes these proteins:
- a CDS encoding hybrid sensor histidine kinase/response regulator translates to MSIKNKISAWIIAIIVLLGGIVSALIMHGERHVIEDRFIESRRASGDLLSRVLSDDVMIGDYYSARVQMAAYLQYEGVERAAICLSNGEVIVVGNIDGFDRRLCENPSDVFNDVGYAVAAPIKYDDAVFGRVVVEYPVDELAMQLSSMRRSIIISYAAITAIAVVMLIVAVGYAMRPIIACIEWIKSYIRDGTCDALSRSEVEAARSKEERDLKEVFLAVIDEFKKAHDRRKEESMMAAIGQMSSHIAHDMRSPLAVLQAYLNMQLNGDGKNQSEYNAAARRSAEKLLHMADDLVDYAKAIKLQKESVLFKRMYENCIKFEVTDTIEKEIIKLNIDIADDLCVSIDRYRMARVITNMIHNAIRAVKGGEGRIEMIVDVDNEKDIMILVKDNGCGIREKDLPHIFENFFSTDRKKGTGLGLSYCKQVVEAHGGTIDVESEVGKGTTFTIRIPNCVVSEAEAKACRNEPQLKIEGRKFLLIDDDADIRLRWRRIVEEGGGTVVGEADSPEKACGVGIDMSAADAAIVDYNFEGSEKTGLDVIAHLKTRGLREIHMCTGFAHDDTIRRAAMAAGADSVIQKV, encoded by the coding sequence ATGTCAATAAAAAACAAGATATCGGCCTGGATAATTGCAATTATTGTGTTGTTGGGCGGAATCGTCTCTGCACTCATCATGCATGGGGAGCGGCATGTCATTGAGGACAGGTTCATAGAAAGCCGCAGAGCGTCCGGCGATCTCTTGTCCAGGGTGCTTTCAGATGACGTAATGATAGGCGATTATTATTCGGCCCGCGTACAGATGGCCGCTTATCTGCAATATGAGGGTGTTGAGAGGGCCGCGATATGTCTCAGTAATGGCGAAGTAATTGTGGTGGGTAACATAGATGGATTTGACCGTCGATTGTGTGAAAATCCGAGCGATGTGTTCAATGATGTCGGCTATGCAGTAGCTGCGCCGATTAAATATGACGATGCCGTATTCGGGAGAGTTGTGGTCGAGTATCCGGTTGATGAGCTGGCAATGCAGTTGAGCAGCATGCGAAGATCCATCATCATTTCCTATGCAGCCATCACTGCAATAGCGGTCGTCATGTTGATCGTCGCCGTGGGATATGCGATGCGACCAATTATTGCCTGTATAGAGTGGATCAAGAGCTACATTCGGGATGGCACCTGCGATGCCCTATCTAGGAGCGAGGTGGAGGCTGCTAGGAGCAAGGAAGAGCGCGATTTGAAGGAAGTCTTTCTGGCGGTAATCGATGAGTTCAAGAAGGCGCACGATCGGAGGAAAGAGGAGTCTATGATGGCTGCTATCGGCCAAATGTCATCTCATATAGCTCATGACATGCGGTCGCCGTTAGCGGTATTGCAGGCATATCTAAACATGCAATTGAACGGCGATGGAAAAAATCAGAGTGAATATAATGCGGCTGCAAGGCGTAGTGCGGAGAAGTTGTTACATATGGCTGATGATTTGGTGGATTATGCGAAGGCTATTAAATTACAGAAGGAAAGTGTTTTATTCAAGAGGATGTATGAGAATTGTATAAAATTCGAAGTGACAGATACAATTGAGAAAGAAATTATAAAATTGAATATCGATATTGCAGACGATCTCTGTGTGTCGATCGATAGGTACAGAATGGCACGTGTTATCACCAACATGATCCACAATGCCATAAGGGCGGTGAAGGGGGGTGAAGGTAGAATCGAGATGATCGTAGACGTGGACAACGAAAAGGATATCATGATTCTGGTCAAGGATAACGGTTGTGGTATAAGGGAGAAGGATCTCCCTCACATCTTCGAAAACTTTTTTTCCACCGATCGCAAGAAGGGTACCGGCCTCGGCCTCAGCTATTGCAAGCAGGTCGTTGAGGCCCACGGCGGCACCATAGATGTAGAGAGCGAGGTCGGAAAGGGCACGACTTTCACGATACGGATCCCGAATTGCGTTGTCTCCGAGGCCGAGGCGAAGGCATGTCGCAACGAACCGCAATTAAAAATTGAAGGGCGGAAGTTCCTGCTGATCGATGACGATGCGGACATCCGTTTGCGCTGGCGCAGGATCGTGGAGGAGGGCGGCGGCACTGTAGTCGGCGAGGCCGACTCCCCTGAGAAGGCGTGCGGCGTCGGCATTGATATGTCAGCCGCAGACGCAGCCATCGTCGATTACAATTTCGAGGGTTCTGAGAAGACCGGCCTCGATGTGATCGCTCACCTCAAAACCCGAGGCCTTCGGGAAATCCACATGTGCACCGGCTTTGCTCACGACGATACAATCCGCCGGGCCGCCATGGCCGCCGGCGCGGATTCGGTGATACAGAAGGTGTAG